The following are encoded in a window of Allosphingosinicella indica genomic DNA:
- a CDS encoding DUF1295 domain-containing protein: MMDVAGLLAVNFAVVVAAFILLWIVCTAIRDVTMVDAWWAVGMALLALTTWLQLDAPGERATLILLLTAIWAFRLGGFLFWRWRDHGPDRRYVKLLAKAEANKGWGFAKASFLLVFATQAPLQFIVALPAQLGQIPAEPAALGTLAYVGAAVAVAGILFETIGDWQLTRFRKNPANEGKVLSTGLWRYTRHPNYFGDAMVWWGIFLIGAETALGWWALPGPVLLTWTLMKWSGAPTLEFRMRKTKPDYVRYIETTSGFVPWPPKRV, from the coding sequence ATGATGGATGTCGCGGGCCTGCTGGCGGTGAACTTTGCGGTGGTGGTCGCCGCCTTCATCCTGCTGTGGATCGTCTGCACCGCGATCCGCGACGTGACGATGGTCGATGCCTGGTGGGCGGTCGGCATGGCACTGCTCGCGCTTACCACCTGGCTCCAGCTCGATGCGCCGGGCGAGCGCGCGACGCTGATTCTGCTGCTCACCGCCATCTGGGCGTTCCGCCTGGGCGGCTTCCTCTTCTGGCGCTGGCGCGATCACGGGCCGGACCGGCGCTACGTCAAGCTGCTCGCCAAGGCCGAGGCGAACAAGGGCTGGGGCTTTGCCAAGGCCTCGTTCCTGCTCGTCTTCGCGACGCAGGCGCCGCTGCAATTCATCGTCGCGCTGCCAGCACAGCTCGGCCAGATCCCCGCGGAACCCGCCGCGCTCGGCACGCTCGCTTATGTCGGCGCCGCCGTCGCCGTCGCCGGTATCCTGTTCGAGACGATCGGCGACTGGCAGCTCACCCGTTTCCGCAAGAACCCGGCGAACGAAGGCAAGGTGCTGAGCACGGGCCTGTGGCGCTACACCCGCCACCCCAATTATTTCGGCGATGCGATGGTCTGGTGGGGCATCTTCCTGATCGGCGCGGAGACTGCGCTCGGCTGGTGGGCGTTGCCGGGGCCGGTGCTGCTGACCTGGACGCTGATGAAGTGGAGCGGCGCGCCGACGCTGGAATTTCGGATGCGCAAGACGAAGCCTGATTACGTCCGCTATATCGAGACGACATCGGGCTTCGTGCCTTGGCCGCCGAAGCGCGTGTGA